The genomic stretch GCGCGGGCTTCGTGCTGGCGGCCGTGCTGGTCCTTCTCCTGCGCGGCGACGTGCCCAGCTTCCGTGCAGCCGCACCGATGGTGGTCCTCGGCGCGCTCGCCGTCGTGCCCGGTGGCCGCGTCCGGGTGCTCGCTGTGGTCGGCGCGCTCCTGCTCGCCCCGCTGGCCCTCGAACCCGTCTGGATGGCCGCGAATCGCGACCGTGAAGGGCTGCGCACCTACCACGAGAACGCGCGGGCGGGCGTGGACCTCGACGCAGCGCGCATCCACCGTCTGGCATCGATGGGCCAGGTCCTCGATCCCGGAACCCGCGAGAGCCTGCTCGTTTGGCCTGCCCTGCCCGGAGTCCACTGGCTGCTCGGGACCGAACCGGCCACGCCCTTCGTCGACGTGCCCGAGGGTGCGACCGCCGACGCCGTCGCCGTCCGGTCGCTCCGTGATCGTCCGCCCCGTTACGTTCTGTTCGGGTTCTCCCGTCCGCTGCTCGGGCACAACATGATCGAGGCGATTCCCGACACCTGGAATCATCTCCGCGAGGACTACCGCCTGATCGGACGCGTGCTCGCCGGCGACGAGAACCTCCGGGTGCTCGGCCCGGCCCGCAGAGTCCGGCCCGGCAACGACCGTATGGCGAACCAGCTCCCGATGGTCGAGCTGACGGTGTCGAACGACCGCAGCCCCGCCCTGCGCGAGGAGTTCACCGTGGGTCAGGGATTCCGCACCCACGGTCGTGACGTCGAAGGCTTCGCCTTCCGCGCGCGAACCAATGCGAACGGGGTCGCCCTCCGGCTCCGGGTCAACGTCTGGGAAAGGGTGGGCGGCGAGTACGACACCCTGCTCGAGTCCGAGGACGTCGAGACGGTGATCGAGCAGGACGGCGAGGTCGTCTTCGTCGAGTACCCCGTCCCCGACAGCGCGGATCGTGACCTCGCGATCCTGATCGAGGCGCTCGAGACCCCGAGCGACGAAGTCCGCCTGGACTGGCGCAGCGACGACGATCCCCGTGAGCCCGGTGATCTCTACCCCGAGGGAGACGCGATCCTCGGCCTCACCCCCGTCGACGCCGATCTGTACTTCCTCGTCTACTGATCCACGCCGTCGCCCGCGGAGAAGCGGGCGAAGGGATCGGTTCCCTCGATGGCTCTGCGCAGGAAACTCGGCAGCGCGAAGCACGCGGTCTGGATCCGGCGATTCCAGTACCGCGTGCTCGACTCCAGGGCGCTCGCGCGCACGTCGTCCACCGGAGGACCGGGACGTCGGTCCCCACTGGCCCAGGTCCAGCTCCAGGTACCCGCCGGATAGGTCGGGATGCTGCCCCAGTACAGCTCCGTGACGTCGAAGACCGCGCGGATCTGCGACTCGATCGCCCCGATCACCTTCGCGTTGGCGAAGGGCGACTCGGTCTGCGCGCACATCACGCCGCCGGGACGCAGTGACCGGCGAACCTTCGCGTAGAAGTCCTCCTGGAACAGACCCACCGCCGGACCGATGGGGTCGGTCGAGTCGACGATGACCAGGTCGAAGGAGTCGGCGTGGTCCTCCACGTAGGCGACGCCGTCGTCGAAGACGAGTTCCACGCGCGGATCGGCCACCACCGCGG from Candidatus Krumholzibacteriia bacterium encodes the following:
- the speE gene encoding polyamine aminopropyltransferase, translating into MNDGSSRDDDVRMTPNTGGLRDGWFVEEDQGSTRLSLRVDEHLHSERSPYQKIDVYRSGFHGVFLTLDDLMMVTERDEFVYHEMLTHVPLSTMQSPRSVLVIGGGDCGCVREVLRHPSVERVVQCEIDERVTRVSERFFDWVPAVVADPRVELVFDDGVAYVEDHADSFDLVIVDSTDPIGPAVGLFQEDFYAKVRRSLRPGGVMCAQTESPFANAKVIGAIESQIRAVFDVTELYWGSIPTYPAGTWSWTWASGDRRPGPPVDDVRASALESSTRYWNRRIQTACFALPSFLRRAIEGTDPFARFSAGDGVDQ